A genomic segment from Sphingopyxis sp. DBS4 encodes:
- a CDS encoding cold-shock protein, whose amino-acid sequence MSFNKDRRGQRGRGKRDDFGNFDSFEPAPYGGDSYGGGNRGGGFGDRGGFGGGDRGGFGGGDRGGFGGGRGGGMPAQVVGEGQGTVKFFNPSKGFGFVARDDGGEDVFVHISAVEQAGLQGLASGQPLGFTLVERNGKVSAIDLKIEGEPMPIEEFAPRRDDRGPGGDRPGGARGRRQLTGERTSGTVKFFNTTKGFGFIARDDGQADAFVHISAVQRAGMAGLNEGDRVAFDIEVDDRGKFAAVNLQPE is encoded by the coding sequence ATGAGTTTCAACAAGGATCGCCGCGGCCAGCGGGGACGCGGCAAGCGCGATGATTTCGGCAATTTCGACAGCTTTGAACCCGCACCCTATGGCGGCGACAGCTATGGCGGCGGCAATCGTGGCGGCGGCTTCGGCGACCGTGGCGGTTTCGGCGGCGGTGATCGTGGCGGCTTCGGTGGCGGCGATCGCGGCGGCTTCGGCGGCGGACGCGGCGGCGGGATGCCGGCGCAGGTCGTCGGCGAGGGCCAGGGCACGGTGAAATTCTTCAACCCGTCGAAGGGTTTCGGCTTCGTCGCGCGCGACGACGGCGGCGAGGATGTCTTCGTTCACATCAGCGCGGTCGAGCAGGCGGGCCTTCAGGGTCTCGCCTCGGGCCAGCCGCTCGGCTTCACGCTCGTCGAACGCAACGGCAAGGTGTCGGCCATCGATCTCAAGATCGAGGGCGAACCGATGCCGATCGAGGAATTCGCACCGCGTCGCGACGACCGCGGCCCCGGTGGCGACCGTCCGGGCGGCGCCCGCGGCCGGCGCCAGCTCACCGGCGAGCGCACCTCGGGCACGGTGAAATTCTTCAACACGACGAAGGGCTTCGGCTTCATCGCGCGCGACGACGGACAGGCCGACGCCTTCGTCCACATCAGCGCGGTGCAGCGTGCCGGCATGGCCGGCCTCAACGAGGGCGACCGCGTCGCCTTCGACATCGAGGTCGACGATCGCGGCAAGTTCGCCGCGGTGAACCTGCAGCCGGAATGA